TTTGGAGCCGGGGCTACGATCTTGACGGGACGAGCGCCCTCGCCTGCAGTAACTAGACAGCAATGACGCCATGGCACAGGGACGTGCCTTGGATTGGCGATTAGGACAAACAGACCATGCGATTACTTGTTATTGAAGATGCCGATATCCTGCGCCAGAGCCTGGTCACAGGCCTCACGGACTGCGGCTACGTCGTTGACGCAACCGCCGACGGCAAGGAAGGCCTGTGGCTGGCCGAAGGCTCGCCCGATAACCAGCCCTACGACCTGATCATCCTCGATATCATGTTGCCAGGGCTCAACGGCTTCGAACTGTTACAACGCCTGCGAGCCTCCGGCAACGACACACTGGTATTGATGCTCAGCGCAAGGGATGAGACCAGCGACCGCATTCAGGGTCTGAGAAATGGCGCTGATGACTACCTACCCAAACCGTTTGACTTTGACGAGCTACTCGCCCGCATCGAGGCTTTGATACGTCGCCGTGGCGGCACGGCCAGCAACCTGCTCCAACTGGGCGAACTCAGCATCGACCTGCATAGGAAACAGGTTTACCTGGGGGAACGTGCCATCAATTTGCCGCCCCGGGAATATGCGCTGTTGGAGTGCCTGGCGCTCAACCGCCACCGAATCGTATCCCGCCAGGAAATCGAACAGAAGATTTACGACGAGCGTATTGAACCGATGAGCAATGTGGTGGACTCCGCTATCTCCAACTTACGCAAGCTCATCGATCATGACGAAGGACCGTCACTCATCACCACCCGGCGGGGCCGGGGCTACCAGATCCGCCAATCCTGAGACCACACCCGTTGACCATATGCCTGTGCCACCGACTCGCTTAGAGGCCGTCCATTGAAATCCATTCGCGCCACAACCACCTGGCTCACCTTCTTCGGGGTCAGCCTGCTTGGCTTCGCGCTTTGCGGGTCCACCTACTGGATTGCCCGGGAGGCCCTGCTCGAGCAGTTCGACCAGGACCTGAGCCTGGAATTCCAGAGCCTCGCAAGCGTCTCGCGGGTCTGGCCGGATGGCGACTTCTACGTTGACCTGGATTTCGACGTCGCCACCCAATATAACCACGGCGGTACTCGCCTCTTTCAGGTGTGGAACGAAACGGGAGACAAGGTCATCGACCAGTCCCCCCTGCTGGAGGAAGTAAACCAGCGGCTCTCCTACCCGCCCAAACCTCCCGGCCATGATCCCTACTTCTACAACCTCAACCTTCCGGACGGAACGCCCGCCCGAGCCGTATTCCAACGCATCGATGCCCAATGGGGCTGGGTCGAGAAACAGCCTGATCTTGTCGTAGACGATTCGGTGGAGAGGACGGCAGTACAGCTGCTGGTCGTCCGCGAACGCAAATCCCTGGACAGCGCGCTGAGCCTGCTCCAGCGCTGGAGCCTGGCGATTGCCGGCTTGCTACCTGCCTTGTGCTTCCTGGTGGTCAGGTCAACGGTTGGGCGAGGCATCCAGCCGCTGGGACAATTGGCGGGCGAGGTCGATGCGATACGCACCAGTAGCGAACAACTTTCGCCGCCCGCAACCTGGCCACGGGAAATCTCACCGGTTGTCGAGACCCTGAACGCCCTGCTGGATCGGCTGGAGCAGCACTTGAAGCGGGAGCGCCGGTTCACCGCCGATGTGGCCCACGAACTCAGGACTCCCCTGGCCGAGTTACGTACCGCGACAGATATCGCCCTGTACATTCGAGCGGCTCAACTTCCGGACAGTACGTGGGACGATATCGACGCCCAGCGCGCCGAGCGCCTGCTCAACGCCGTTAAGCAGGCCAACCAGCTATCCCACTCCATGGCGGATCTGGTCAACGCCATGCTACTGCTGGCCCGCTTCCAGTCAGGGCAAAGCGTGCCAGAAAGAAAACCGGTAAGAGTGGACAGGCTCGTCGCACAGCACATCGAAAGCCTCCGCACCCGCGCCGAACAACGCAGTCTCCGACTGGACACCACGATACCTGAAGAGATCACGACCGAGACCGACCAGGGGCTGCTCACGATTATCCTGGCTAACCTGATCGGCAACGCAGTGGCGCATGCGCCACCGTATTCGAGTGTCGCGCTTTGCCTGAGGCCTGCGGGGACCAGCTTTGACCTGACGCTGACCAACCCGGCGCCGTCCCTCGAGCAGGCGGACCTGGCCCAACTCTTCGAACCGTTCTGGCGTAAAGGCGCATCGCGCTCCGAACGCGACCACTATGGACTCGGACTCGCCATTACACGGGAAGCCTGCCTGAGCCTCGACCTGTCACTGAAAGCGGACCTGGATAACAGGCACACGCTTACCATCACGCTGTCATCGGGATAAGGCCTTCGGCGCGCGGCGATCTCGCTCGATCTCCTTTGCAAGGCGGCCATCGACCTTCGGCCGTTACAAGTCGTCTTCCAATCACGACCGGCCAAACCCTACGCTGACACTCCCTGCTGTTTGAACGCCTTTCTACTTCGCTTTCCAAATAGTTATACTTTTAAATTATCAAAATATGTTTATAGATAACTTTTTCTTTTAACTCGGTTGTCATATTCCTCGTGCAAGCTCGCCTCCAGATTGGAGCGCTCGGTTCTCGCTTTCGGACCACCAAAGGCTTCGCCTGGTACGTCAAAGCCACTCGCTATGCATCGGCTCCAGTCCCCGCCCATCCCGACACGCTTTTGAGCGTTCTTAAAAAGGAACGAAGATGTTGCCCTGTAAAGCGAAACTCTGGAACGTCACCGTGATCGCCCTGGCGGTGTCATTGTCAGCCTGTAACAGCGATAGTCACCAT
The window above is part of the Marinobacter nanhaiticus D15-8W genome. Proteins encoded here:
- a CDS encoding sensor histidine kinase; the protein is MKSIRATTTWLTFFGVSLLGFALCGSTYWIAREALLEQFDQDLSLEFQSLASVSRVWPDGDFYVDLDFDVATQYNHGGTRLFQVWNETGDKVIDQSPLLEEVNQRLSYPPKPPGHDPYFYNLNLPDGTPARAVFQRIDAQWGWVEKQPDLVVDDSVERTAVQLLVVRERKSLDSALSLLQRWSLAIAGLLPALCFLVVRSTVGRGIQPLGQLAGEVDAIRTSSEQLSPPATWPREISPVVETLNALLDRLEQHLKRERRFTADVAHELRTPLAELRTATDIALYIRAAQLPDSTWDDIDAQRAERLLNAVKQANQLSHSMADLVNAMLLLARFQSGQSVPERKPVRVDRLVAQHIESLRTRAEQRSLRLDTTIPEEITTETDQGLLTIILANLIGNAVAHAPPYSSVALCLRPAGTSFDLTLTNPAPSLEQADLAQLFEPFWRKGASRSERDHYGLGLAITREACLSLDLSLKADLDNRHTLTITLSSG
- a CDS encoding response regulator transcription factor; amino-acid sequence: MRLLVIEDADILRQSLVTGLTDCGYVVDATADGKEGLWLAEGSPDNQPYDLIILDIMLPGLNGFELLQRLRASGNDTLVLMLSARDETSDRIQGLRNGADDYLPKPFDFDELLARIEALIRRRGGTASNLLQLGELSIDLHRKQVYLGERAINLPPREYALLECLALNRHRIVSRQEIEQKIYDERIEPMSNVVDSAISNLRKLIDHDEGPSLITTRRGRGYQIRQS